One window of Leptotrichia sp. oral taxon 498 genomic DNA carries:
- the prmA gene encoding 50S ribosomal protein L11 methyltransferase: MKWIKVKIDYFSDSLKETKAKLINIFEEVGIKQVEFVDYFSDNSLDYSVNFKNENDIWSMIGYVIDNRFAKTKLNMIYNNINEISKDDENFMSEIYTSRCSDEDWQDEWKKYFHTVNITENIVIKPSWDDYEEDGEIVVEIDPGLAFGTGTHETTSLCVEFLEKYSKGKSNLLDVGCGSGILMLIAKKLGVHKVTGIDIDDKVERVVHENFEKNKIENNYKVIIGNLVDNISEKYDLVVSNILVDVLIELLKNIEKTLEDGAVVIFSGILKEKEEMFLKETEKYNLKKIDRNEKNNWVSLVFEYKKIYS, translated from the coding sequence ATGAAATGGATAAAAGTAAAAATCGATTATTTTTCAGACAGTTTGAAAGAGACAAAAGCAAAATTAATTAATATTTTTGAAGAAGTTGGGATAAAACAAGTAGAATTTGTCGATTATTTTTCTGATAATTCTTTGGATTATAGCGTAAATTTTAAAAATGAAAACGATATTTGGAGTATGATTGGCTATGTTATTGACAATAGGTTTGCAAAGACTAAATTAAATATGATTTATAATAATATAAATGAAATTTCAAAAGATGACGAAAATTTTATGTCAGAAATTTATACTTCACGATGTTCTGATGAAGATTGGCAAGATGAATGGAAAAAATATTTTCACACGGTAAATATAACAGAAAACATTGTAATTAAGCCAAGCTGGGATGATTATGAAGAAGATGGAGAAATTGTGGTTGAAATTGATCCTGGACTTGCTTTTGGGACTGGAACTCACGAGACGACTTCACTGTGTGTAGAATTTTTGGAAAAATATTCAAAAGGCAAAAGTAATTTGCTTGATGTTGGGTGTGGCTCTGGAATTTTGATGTTAATTGCTAAAAAGTTGGGAGTTCATAAAGTTACTGGAATTGATATTGATGACAAAGTTGAAAGAGTTGTCCATGAAAATTTTGAGAAAAATAAGATTGAAAATAATTATAAAGTTATAATTGGAAATTTGGTTGACAATATTTCTGAAAAGTATGACTTGGTAGTTTCAAATATATTAGTCGATGTTTTGATAGAACTTTTGAAAAATATTGAAAAAACTTTGGAAGATGGTGCAGTAGTTATTTTTTCTGGGATTTTGAAAGAAAAAGAAGAAATGTTTTTGAAAGAAACAGAAAAATATAATTTGAAAAAAATTGATAGAAATGAAAAAAATAACTGGGTATCTCTAGTTTTTGAATATAAAAAAATTTATAGTTAA
- the groL gene encoding chaperonin GroEL (60 kDa chaperone family; promotes refolding of misfolded polypeptides especially under stressful conditions; forms two stacked rings of heptamers to form a barrel-shaped 14mer; ends can be capped by GroES; misfolded proteins enter the barrel where they are refolded when GroES binds), producing MGKIIKFNEEARKSLEVGVDTLADAVKITLGPKGRNVVLDRGFGAPMITNDGVTIAKEIELSDPIENLGAQIVKEVATKSNDVAGDGTTTATVLAQALIKEGLKMVSAGANPVFIRRGMEQASKKVIEELSKKAKKVEANEEIAQVGAISAGDKEIGKLIAQAMEKVGEEGVITVEEARSLDTTLEVVEGMQFDNGYLSPYMVSDSERMVVEMDNPYILITDKKISNMKELLPILEKTVETSRPMLIIAEDVEGEALATLVVNKLRGTLNVAAVKAPAFGDRRKAMLQDIAILTGGEVISEEKGIKLEEADITFLGQAKKVRITKDNTVIVDGMGKKSEISARVGQIKNSISETTSDYDREKLQERLAKLAGGVAVIKVGAATETEMKERKLRIEDALNATKAAVEEGIVAGGGTVLIEIANAIEDFKLDGEEGLGVEIVKKALFAPLRQIVVNAGIDAGVVIEKVKNSENGIGFDAAKEEYVDMVKAGIIDPAKVTRSAIQNAISVSSVLLTTEVAVANEKEESHAGAGMPNGMGMPGMM from the coding sequence ATGGGAAAAATAATAAAATTTAATGAAGAAGCTAGAAAATCACTAGAAGTAGGTGTTGATACACTTGCCGATGCTGTAAAAATAACACTTGGACCAAAAGGAAGAAATGTTGTATTAGATAGAGGATTTGGAGCGCCAATGATTACGAATGACGGTGTTACAATCGCAAAAGAAATTGAATTAAGCGATCCAATCGAAAATCTTGGAGCACAAATTGTAAAAGAAGTTGCAACAAAATCTAACGATGTGGCAGGAGATGGGACAACTACAGCAACAGTGCTTGCTCAAGCTTTGATAAAAGAAGGACTAAAAATGGTTTCAGCAGGAGCAAATCCAGTATTTATCCGTCGTGGAATGGAACAGGCTTCAAAAAAAGTGATTGAAGAGCTTTCTAAAAAGGCTAAAAAAGTTGAGGCAAATGAAGAAATTGCACAAGTTGGAGCAATTTCAGCGGGAGATAAGGAAATTGGGAAATTGATTGCACAGGCAATGGAAAAAGTTGGGGAGGAAGGCGTAATTACAGTCGAAGAAGCTCGTTCGCTTGACACAACTTTAGAAGTGGTAGAAGGAATGCAGTTTGACAATGGTTACTTGTCGCCATATATGGTTTCAGATTCTGAAAGAATGGTCGTTGAAATGGACAATCCTTACATTCTAATAACAGACAAAAAAATCTCAAATATGAAAGAATTGCTTCCAATTTTGGAAAAAACAGTAGAAACAAGCAGACCAATGCTTATAATTGCTGAAGATGTTGAAGGAGAAGCACTTGCAACATTGGTTGTAAATAAACTTCGTGGAACATTAAATGTGGCTGCTGTAAAAGCTCCAGCTTTCGGAGATAGAAGAAAAGCTATGTTACAAGATATAGCAATTTTAACAGGTGGAGAAGTTATTTCTGAAGAAAAGGGAATAAAATTGGAAGAAGCTGATATTACATTCTTAGGACAAGCTAAAAAAGTTAGAATTACGAAAGACAATACAGTAATTGTGGATGGAATGGGTAAAAAATCTGAAATTAGCGCAAGAGTTGGACAGATTAAAAATTCTATTTCAGAAACTACATCTGACTATGATAGGGAAAAATTACAGGAAAGACTAGCAAAACTTGCAGGCGGAGTTGCAGTGATAAAAGTTGGTGCTGCAACAGAAACTGAAATGAAAGAGAGAAAATTGAGAATAGAAGATGCGCTAAATGCAACAAAAGCGGCAGTTGAAGAAGGAATTGTAGCTGGTGGAGGAACAGTTTTAATTGAAATTGCAAATGCGATTGAAGACTTTAAGTTAGACGGTGAAGAAGGATTAGGAGTAGAGATAGTTAAAAAAGCTTTATTTGCACCACTTAGACAAATTGTTGTAAATGCTGGAATTGATGCTGGAGTTGTAATTGAAAAAGTTAAAAACTCTGAAAACGGAATAGGTTTTGACGCTGCAAAAGAAGAATATGTAGATATGGTAAAAGCTGGAATAATTGACCCAGCCAAAGTAACTCGTTCAGCAATCCAAAATGCTATTTCAGTATCTTCAGTTTTACTTACAACAGAAGTAGCGGTTGCAAATGAAAAAGAAGAAAGTCATGCAGGTGCAGGAATGCCAAATGGAATGGGAATGCCAGGAATGATGTAA
- a CDS encoding GNAT family N-acetyltransferase, whose amino-acid sequence MKIKIRRANKDDIDGLNILLYQVHGVHVNGRPDIFKKGEKKFSDEELKKLLKDDTKPIFVATDENNNILGHCFCVFREVKNDKSLCDRKVLYIDDLCVDKNIRNSGIGKKLYEYVLNFAKENNFTSITLDVWNFNENALKFYEKIGFLPLKTLMEKQI is encoded by the coding sequence GTGAAAATAAAAATTAGAAGAGCTAATAAAGATGATATTGATGGATTAAATATACTTTTATATCAAGTCCATGGAGTTCATGTAAATGGCAGACCTGATATTTTTAAAAAAGGCGAAAAGAAATTTAGTGACGAAGAATTGAAGAAATTATTAAAAGATGATACAAAGCCAATCTTTGTGGCAACCGATGAAAATAATAATATTTTGGGACATTGTTTTTGTGTCTTTCGTGAAGTGAAAAATGATAAAAGTTTGTGCGACAGAAAAGTTTTATATATTGATGATTTATGTGTGGATAAAAATATTAGAAATAGTGGAATTGGAAAAAAGTTGTATGAATATGTGCTAAATTTTGCAAAAGAAAATAATTTCACTAGTATTACATTGGATGTTTGGAATTTTAACGAGAATGCGCTTAAATTTTATGAAAAAATAGGATTTTTGCCATTGAAAACATTGATGGAAAAACAAATTTAA
- the rsmH gene encoding 16S rRNA (cytosine(1402)-N(4))-methyltransferase RsmH gives MEYHKPVLYDEVIGNIVTDKDIVYVDCTLGGGGHTQGILENSSKNSKVIAIDQDIEAIEFAKKRLENYDNFTVFHDNFKNIDTVVYLAGFEKVDRILMDIGVSSNHLDNAKRGFSYRFCAELDMRMDKSLKLSAYDVVNTFSEKEIADIIYKYGEEPKSRKIARNIVEYRKDKKIETTTELADIVIKSIGKSMKRHPAKRTFQAIRIFVNKELEVLTQTLDKAVNLLNDNGKFLVITFHSLEDRIVKEKFREYENPCTCPKDIPICVCGKKSLGKVITKKPIVAKEIELKENKRAHSAKLRIFERREK, from the coding sequence ATGGAATATCATAAACCAGTGCTATATGATGAAGTTATTGGAAATATTGTAACGGATAAAGATATAGTTTATGTTGACTGTACACTTGGTGGCGGAGGTCATACACAAGGTATTCTTGAAAACTCTTCAAAAAATTCAAAAGTTATTGCAATAGATCAAGATATTGAAGCAATTGAATTTGCAAAAAAAAGATTGGAAAATTATGATAATTTTACAGTATTTCATGATAATTTTAAAAATATAGACACAGTTGTTTATTTAGCAGGATTTGAAAAAGTTGATAGAATACTTATGGATATTGGAGTTTCTTCAAATCATCTGGATAATGCGAAGAGAGGTTTTTCTTACAGATTTTGTGCAGAGCTTGATATGAGAATGGATAAATCTCTAAAATTAAGTGCTTACGATGTTGTAAATACTTTTTCTGAAAAAGAAATAGCAGATATAATTTATAAATATGGGGAAGAGCCAAAATCTAGGAAAATTGCTAGAAATATAGTGGAATATCGTAAAGATAAAAAAATCGAAACTACGACAGAATTAGCTGATATTGTGATAAAATCAATAGGAAAAAGTATGAAAAGGCATCCTGCAAAAAGAACTTTTCAGGCAATAAGAATTTTTGTAAACAAAGAATTAGAAGTTTTGACACAGACTTTGGATAAAGCTGTTAATTTGTTAAATGACAACGGAAAGTTTTTGGTAATAACATTTCATTCGCTGGAAGACAGAATAGTTAAGGAAAAATTCAGAGAGTATGAAAATCCTTGTACTTGTCCAAAGGATATACCAATTTGTGTGTGTGGAAAAAAAAGTTTGGGAAAAGTTATCACAAAAAAGCCTATCGTAGCAAAGGAAATTGAATTGAAAGAAAATAAGAGAGCGCATTCAGCTAAATTAAGAATTTTTGAAAGGAGAGAAAAGTAG
- the trmB gene encoding tRNA (guanosine(46)-N7)-methyltransferase TrmB produces MCEMLDYPEYLMYDNEKINEFRGKWNKFFKNENDIYLEIGCGSGNFTVQNAQKFPDRNYIALELRFKRLVLGAKKATKRNLKNILFLRKRGETILEFFGEKEISGVYINFPDPWEGEEKKRVISENLFKKLDVVLKSKGKLFFKTDHEQYYRDVLELVENLENYEVIFHTDDLHNSEKAQQNIKTEFEQMFLSKHNMNIKYIEIQRN; encoded by the coding sequence ATGTGTGAAATGTTGGATTATCCTGAATATTTAATGTACGACAACGAAAAAATAAATGAGTTTCGTGGAAAATGGAATAAGTTTTTTAAAAATGAAAATGACATATATTTGGAAATCGGTTGTGGAAGTGGGAATTTTACAGTTCAAAATGCACAAAAATTTCCAGATAGAAACTATATTGCACTTGAATTGCGATTTAAAAGACTTGTTTTGGGAGCAAAAAAAGCTACTAAAAGAAATTTAAAAAATATACTTTTTCTGAGAAAAAGGGGGGAAACAATTTTAGAATTTTTTGGTGAAAAAGAAATTTCGGGAGTTTATATAAATTTTCCAGATCCTTGGGAAGGTGAAGAGAAAAAAAGGGTGATTAGCGAAAATTTGTTCAAAAAATTAGATGTTGTGTTAAAGTCAAAAGGGAAATTGTTTTTTAAAACGGATCATGAGCAGTATTACAGAGATGTTTTGGAATTAGTCGAAAATCTTGAAAATTATGAAGTCATTTTTCATACGGATGATTTGCATAATTCGGAAAAAGCACAGCAAAATATAAAGACAGAGTTTGAACAGATGTTTTTGAGTAAACATAATATGAATATTAAATATATTGAAATACAAAGAAATTAG
- a CDS encoding 3-deoxy-D-manno-octulosonic acid transferase — translation MLIIYNLIRFFLYLVIMILALFNKKLLIFFKTRLFQKISNENFWGKDEKSILIHLSSVGEFNLSVELIKKILSRNEKIVISVMTNTGFTAITKKYGNNKNVKILYFPLDDFFALKKIYKKYKIKKTIIIETEIWINLYYLAAKFGELFIVNGRLTDKKMKSYKKFNWFINSSLNRAKKILVQSEKDALRYESLKMKNKKIKVFKNLKYSIKYDILSEEKKNKYFEEILDKNKKIIVCGSTRESEEKIWLEVLKKINKKNEYQLVLVPRHLERIKKVEDEILKLFPRESYLLLSDFEVWKNLKKTEIVIVDKMGVLTDFYQMADFVFVGGTLVNIGGHSILEPLFYGRKPIIGKYFQNIEEIVNDTKKLNFVEIVQNEDKIIDYLKKEEKINTKEFFEKNNEIDKIISEIF, via the coding sequence ATGTTAATAATTTATAATTTAATAAGATTTTTTTTATATTTAGTCATAATGATATTGGCGTTATTTAATAAAAAATTACTTATATTTTTTAAAACTCGACTATTTCAAAAAATTTCAAATGAAAATTTTTGGGGAAAAGATGAGAAATCCATTTTAATTCATTTGTCATCAGTTGGAGAATTTAACTTGTCGGTTGAACTAATCAAAAAAATTTTATCAAGAAATGAAAAAATAGTCATTTCAGTTATGACAAATACAGGCTTTACAGCGATTACTAAAAAATATGGGAATAACAAAAATGTGAAAATTTTGTATTTTCCACTTGACGATTTTTTTGCTTTAAAAAAAATTTATAAAAAATATAAAATAAAAAAGACAATTATTATAGAAACTGAGATTTGGATTAATCTATATTATTTGGCGGCAAAGTTTGGAGAATTGTTTATTGTAAATGGCAGACTTACTGATAAAAAAATGAAATCTTACAAAAAATTTAACTGGTTTATAAATTCAAGTTTGAATAGAGCTAAAAAAATTTTGGTGCAAAGCGAAAAAGATGCATTGAGATACGAGAGTTTAAAAATGAAAAATAAAAAAATAAAAGTTTTTAAAAATTTAAAATATTCAATAAAATATGACATTCTTTCTGAAGAAAAGAAAAATAAATATTTTGAAGAAATTTTGGACAAAAATAAAAAAATAATAGTTTGCGGAAGTACGAGAGAAAGCGAAGAAAAAATTTGGCTTGAAGTTTTAAAAAAAATAAATAAAAAAAATGAATATCAGCTTGTGCTGGTTCCTAGACATTTGGAGCGGATAAAAAAAGTGGAAGATGAAATTTTAAAATTATTCCCACGAGAAAGTTATTTACTGCTTTCAGATTTTGAAGTTTGGAAAAATCTAAAAAAAACTGAGATAGTTATTGTGGATAAGATGGGAGTTCTTACAGATTTTTATCAAATGGCGGATTTTGTATTTGTCGGCGGAACGCTTGTAAATATTGGTGGACATTCGATTTTGGAGCCACTTTTTTATGGAAGAAAGCCGATAATTGGGAAATATTTCCAAAATATCGAAGAAATTGTAAATGATACAAAAAAACTTAATTTTGTGGAAATTGTGCAAAATGAAGACAAAATTATTGATTATTTAAAAAAAGAAGAAAAAATAAATACCAAAGAATTTTTTGAAAAAAATAACGAGATAGATAAAATAATTAGTGAAATATTTTGA
- a CDS encoding DJ-1 family glyoxalase III — protein sequence MSKKVAVFLADGFEEVEAIAPIDLLRRAEIQVDTVSLTDESLVTSARKVKVVADKVINEINFDKYDMLILPGGPGHENYFKSQLLLDKVLEFSKDTKNKKVGAICAAPLILSKLGILENKKAICFPACENGLLEGKPILTHERVVVDGNIVTSRSAGTAIDFALEIISQLLGSKKSKEIKDEIVYSKK from the coding sequence ATGAGTAAAAAAGTTGCAGTTTTTTTGGCAGATGGATTTGAAGAAGTGGAAGCAATTGCTCCGATTGATTTACTTAGAAGAGCTGAAATTCAAGTAGATACAGTTTCATTAACAGATGAAAGTTTAGTGACAAGCGCAAGAAAAGTTAAAGTGGTCGCAGATAAAGTTATAAATGAAATTAACTTTGACAAATATGATATGTTAATTTTGCCGGGAGGACCAGGGCACGAAAATTATTTCAAATCACAGTTACTTTTAGATAAAGTTTTGGAATTTTCTAAAGATACTAAAAACAAAAAAGTTGGTGCAATTTGTGCGGCTCCGTTGATTTTATCAAAATTAGGGATTTTAGAAAATAAAAAAGCTATTTGTTTTCCAGCTTGTGAAAATGGCTTATTAGAAGGAAAACCTATTTTAACTCATGAAAGGGTTGTTGTAGATGGAAATATTGTAACTAGCAGAAGTGCGGGAACAGCTATAGATTTTGCACTTGAGATTATTTCGCAGCTTTTAGGCAGCAAAAAATCGAAAGAAATTAAAGATGAAATAGTTTATTCAAAAAAGTAA
- a CDS encoding HU family DNA-binding protein codes for MSKKEFVDAYAKATGETKKRAEELVNQFLETVEESLVKGESVQFVGWGTFEVKERAARTGINPQTKEEIQIPAKNVVKFKVGKKLADNVANAK; via the coding sequence ATGTCAAAAAAAGAATTTGTAGATGCTTATGCAAAAGCAACAGGAGAAACTAAAAAAAGAGCTGAAGAATTAGTAAATCAATTTCTTGAAACAGTGGAAGAATCTTTAGTGAAAGGTGAATCTGTTCAATTTGTTGGATGGGGAACATTTGAAGTAAAAGAAAGAGCAGCAAGAACTGGAATTAACCCTCAAACTAAAGAAGAAATTCAAATACCTGCAAAAAATGTAGTTAAATTCAAAGTGGGTAAAAAATTAGCTGATAATGTAGCGAATGCTAAATAA
- a CDS encoding TIGR00282 family metallophosphoesterase, producing the protein MKFLIIGDVVGEPGRNTLFKFLEKRKKNYDFIIVNGENSAGGFGINIKIAEQIFSRGADVITLGNHSWDKKEIYPYINNHKNLIRPINFSKEAPGNGYTMVEKNGVKVAVINAQGKIFMPPIACPFLTIEEILPEIKKETDIIVLDFHAEATSEKQAMGWNLTGKLSVVYGTHTHTQTADERILPGGTAFISDVGMTGGHDGVLGMNKKESIQKFKDGMPNRYSVCKENPKINGIEVEVNEKTGKAVAIKRINMGYDEI; encoded by the coding sequence ATGAAATTTTTGATAATTGGAGATGTAGTTGGAGAGCCTGGAAGAAATACTTTGTTTAAATTTTTGGAAAAAAGAAAGAAAAATTATGATTTTATAATTGTAAATGGAGAAAACTCAGCTGGGGGATTTGGAATAAATATAAAAATAGCTGAACAGATTTTTTCTCGTGGAGCAGATGTAATTACGCTGGGAAATCATAGCTGGGACAAAAAAGAAATTTATCCGTACATAAATAATCATAAAAATTTGATTAGACCGATTAATTTTTCAAAGGAAGCTCCGGGAAATGGATATACAATGGTTGAAAAAAATGGAGTAAAAGTGGCAGTTATCAATGCACAAGGAAAAATTTTTATGCCACCGATTGCCTGTCCGTTTTTAACCATAGAAGAAATTTTGCCTGAAATAAAAAAAGAAACAGATATAATCGTACTTGATTTTCATGCTGAAGCAACTTCGGAAAAACAAGCTATGGGATGGAATTTAACTGGAAAGTTATCTGTTGTATATGGAACTCACACACATACACAGACTGCTGATGAGAGAATTTTACCAGGAGGAACAGCTTTTATCTCGGATGTTGGAATGACTGGTGGACACGATGGAGTTTTGGGAATGAATAAGAAAGAAAGCATTCAAAAATTTAAAGATGGAATGCCAAACAGATATTCAGTTTGTAAGGAAAATCCTAAAATAAACGGAATTGAAGTGGAAGTAAATGAAAAAACTGGAAAAGCAGTTGCGATTAAAAGAATAAATATGGGTTATGATGAAATTTAA
- a CDS encoding co-chaperone GroES: MKIKPLGKRILIKQTEQEEVTKSGIVLPGTASKEKPIIGEVLAVGKKIEEVSVGDKVIFEKYAGTEVKDGEETYLILEKDNVLAIVE; the protein is encoded by the coding sequence ATGAAAATTAAACCATTGGGAAAAAGAATTTTAATAAAACAAACTGAACAAGAAGAAGTAACTAAAAGCGGTATTGTACTGCCGGGAACAGCTTCAAAAGAAAAACCTATAATTGGAGAAGTTTTGGCAGTTGGAAAAAAAATTGAGGAAGTTTCTGTTGGAGATAAGGTTATTTTTGAAAAATATGCAGGAACTGAAGTTAAAGATGGGGAAGAAACTTATTTAATTTTAGAAAAAGATAATGTACTTGCCATTGTTGAATAA
- the cmk gene encoding (d)CMP kinase, with protein sequence MIIAIDGPAGSGKSTIAKKLAEELDFVYLDTGAMYRLVTLKALNEKVSFNLLKNIINLSESKNNNSDFEIIQNMKKILENLNIDIKKNRFFLDEIDVSDEIRKPVISENVSNIAKIKEVREKLVDLQRKFSKSENVILDGRDIGTVVFPNAELKIFLVADAMERAKRRYKELVLKNEDVTLDEIYKNIVERDKIDSTRKESPLVKAQDAVEIDTTFKTIEEVKEEIEKILKNKIK encoded by the coding sequence ATGATAATTGCAATAGATGGACCTGCTGGGAGCGGGAAAAGCACGATTGCTAAAAAGTTAGCAGAAGAGCTTGATTTTGTGTATTTGGATACGGGAGCGATGTATAGGCTTGTTACATTAAAAGCGTTAAATGAGAAAGTTTCCTTTAATTTGTTAAAAAATATTATAAATTTATCTGAAAGTAAAAATAATAATTCTGATTTTGAAATTATTCAAAATATGAAAAAAATTTTGGAAAATTTGAATATTGATATTAAAAAAAATAGATTTTTTTTAGATGAAATTGATGTGAGCGATGAGATTAGAAAACCTGTAATTTCTGAAAATGTTTCGAATATTGCTAAAATTAAGGAAGTTAGAGAAAAGCTAGTCGATTTGCAGAGAAAATTTTCAAAGTCTGAAAATGTTATTTTGGACGGTCGTGATATTGGAACGGTTGTTTTTCCGAATGCAGAATTGAAAATATTTTTGGTAGCAGATGCGATGGAAAGAGCTAAAAGGCGTTATAAAGAGCTGGTTTTGAAAAATGAAGATGTGACTTTGGATGAAATTTATAAAAATATTGTTGAGCGAGATAAAATTGATTCCACAAGAAAGGAATCTCCGTTGGTAAAAGCGCAAGATGCAGTTGAAATTGATACAACTTTTAAAACAATCGAAGAAGTTAAGGAAGAAATAGAAAAAATTTTGAAAAATAAAATTAAATAA
- the rny gene encoding ribonuclease Y, which produces MSVTIVVFVLSILLFSILVFFIAYFLVSSVFKKKYGELSELELRIVDVKRRLETSKREVEIEIESFKKEETLKVKEELLNEKKVADDEIKKIKSELAIKEERIAKKEETLETKMERLEEKEIRNEKYKDRLAKKEKDLDEMIVNQEKELERISELTQDDARKIILEKLENELDHDKAVLIRDYEHNLDREKDRISKRIISTAIGKAAADYVVDSTISVIQLPSEEMKGRIIGREGRNIRAIEAVTGVDLIIDDTPEAVVLSSFDGVRREVARIALEKLISDGRIHPTKIEEVVAKAQLEVEESVLDAAEQAILEVGIPTLPREVLKVFGRLKFRTSFGQNVLQHSIEVAHIAAALAAEIGANVDVAKRAALLHDIGKAFSHEQEGSHALNGGEFLRKFSRETEIVINAVEAHHNEVEQLSIEAVLVQAADSISASRPGARRETLSNYLKRLEQLEEIANSHEGIESSYAIQAGRELRLIVHPDNVDDDKATILARDVAKDIEEKMQYPGQIKVTVIRETRAVEYAK; this is translated from the coding sequence ATGAGTGTAACAATAGTAGTATTTGTTTTATCAATTCTTCTTTTTTCTATTTTAGTTTTTTTTATAGCTTATTTCTTGGTAAGTTCTGTATTTAAAAAGAAATATGGAGAGTTAAGTGAACTTGAACTAAGAATAGTTGATGTCAAAAGAAGACTTGAAACATCGAAAAGAGAAGTTGAAATAGAAATTGAATCTTTTAAGAAAGAAGAGACATTAAAAGTAAAAGAAGAATTGTTAAACGAAAAAAAAGTAGCAGACGATGAAATAAAAAAAATTAAATCAGAGTTGGCTATTAAAGAAGAGAGAATTGCAAAAAAAGAAGAGACATTGGAAACAAAAATGGAGCGTCTGGAAGAAAAAGAAATAAGAAATGAAAAATATAAAGACAGACTTGCAAAAAAAGAAAAAGATTTAGATGAAATGATTGTGAATCAGGAGAAAGAATTGGAGAGAATTTCAGAGCTTACTCAAGATGATGCAAGAAAAATTATATTAGAAAAATTAGAAAACGAATTGGATCATGATAAAGCAGTGTTAATAAGAGATTATGAGCATAATTTAGACAGAGAAAAAGATAGAATTTCTAAAAGAATAATTTCTACTGCAATTGGAAAAGCTGCGGCTGACTATGTTGTAGATTCAACAATTTCTGTAATTCAACTTCCTAGTGAAGAAATGAAAGGTAGAATCATTGGAAGAGAAGGTCGAAATATTAGAGCGATTGAAGCTGTGACCGGAGTGGATTTGATAATTGATGATACGCCAGAAGCTGTTGTCCTCTCTTCATTTGATGGAGTTAGAAGGGAAGTTGCTAGAATCGCACTAGAAAAATTGATTTCAGATGGAAGAATTCATCCTACAAAAATTGAAGAAGTTGTGGCAAAAGCGCAGTTAGAAGTGGAAGAAAGTGTATTAGATGCGGCAGAACAGGCAATCTTAGAAGTTGGAATCCCAACTCTTCCAAGAGAAGTCTTAAAAGTGTTTGGAAGATTGAAATTTAGAACATCGTTTGGTCAAAATGTTTTGCAGCACTCAATAGAAGTGGCTCATATCGCAGCTGCACTTGCAGCAGAAATTGGAGCAAATGTAGATGTGGCTAAAAGAGCGGCTCTTCTTCATGATATTGGGAAAGCATTTTCACACGAACAGGAAGGTTCTCATGCATTAAACGGTGGAGAATTTTTGAGAAAATTTTCTAGAGAGACTGAAATTGTTATAAATGCGGTGGAAGCTCATCACAATGAAGTTGAACAGTTGAGTATAGAAGCAGTATTAGTTCAAGCAGCTGATTCAATTTCAGCGTCAAGACCAGGAGCTAGAAGGGAAACGTTGTCCAATTATTTAAAACGATTGGAGCAATTGGAAGAAATAGCAAATAGTCACGAAGGAATTGAAAGCTCGTACGCTATTCAGGCTGGAAGAGAACTTAGATTAATCGTTCATCCTGACAATGTTGACGATGACAAAGCTACAATTTTGGCAAGGGATGTTGCAAAAGACATTGAAGAAAAAATGCAGTATCCAGGACAGATAAAAGTAACAGTAATAAGAGAAACTAGAGCGGTAGAGTATGCAAAATAG